A window from Dioscorea cayenensis subsp. rotundata cultivar TDr96_F1 chromosome 10, TDr96_F1_v2_PseudoChromosome.rev07_lg8_w22 25.fasta, whole genome shotgun sequence encodes these proteins:
- the LOC120270598 gene encoding fatty-acid-binding protein 1-like — MTTKVGKITMNENVVEENTKMIDEKNDEIEEEVKMEVEIKTGVSFPVKLNDGKQLNTMGIRKKKILALGVNIYAFGIYADNMKLKEDLKAKFGKAPEKANKELYDAVINTDVGMTVRLVIVYGSLTMSMVRKNFDEGLGASLKKLNGGQKNEDLINKYNTFSDLLYTYLAMIYISQIHIYKLYDNQKLKYHSSIYKFSI; from the exons ATGACAACCAAAGTTGGGAAAATTACTATGAATGAAAATGTAGTGGAAGAGAATACCAAAATGATAGatgaaaagaatgatgaaatagAAGAAGAGGTAAAGATGGAGGTGGAGATCAAAACAGGAGTTTCATTCCCTGTGAAATTGAATGATGGGAAGCAGCTCAACACTATGGGAATCAGAAAGAAGAAAATCCTAGCTCTTGGTGTCAACATATATGCTtttg GGATATATGCTGATAATATGAAGCTGAAGGAGGACTTGAAAGCCAAATTTGGAAAGGCACCAGAAAAGGCCAACAAAGAATTATATGATGCTGTGATCAACACTGATGTTGGGATGACTGTGAGGCTTGTTATTGTCTATGGAAGCCTAACTATGAGCATGGTTAGGAAGAACTTTGATGAGGGGCTTGGAGCTTCACTTAAGAAACTAAATGGTGGCCAAAAGAATGAAGATCTTATCAACAAGTATAACACATTTTCTGATTTACTATATACCTATCTCGCTATGATTTATATTTCACAAATTCACATTTATAAACTCTAtgacaatcagaaattaaaatatcattcaTCTATCTATAAATTTTCCATATAA
- the LOC120270597 gene encoding putative glucose-6-phosphate 1-epimerase → MTWSVVHDGDGFPRVILTDGGGSSAEVLLYGGQVVSWKNERREELLFTSSKTSFRPQKDVRGGIPIFFPQYGSFKSLDLSGFARNRLWALDSSPAPLPPLKNHSSVDLILRSTNEDVRIWPRSFELRLRIILGPNKLTLIPRVRNTDNKDFSFTFGIRNYISVSDVSEVRVEGLETLDYLDNIMGRERFVEQPDAITIDGEVDRVYLNTPTKIAVIDHEKKRTLVLRKDGLPDAALWNPWNKKARTMPDFGDGDFNVMLCVDSAAVETPINLKTFQEWRGHQELSTVSSSYCSGQLDPRKVLFG, encoded by the exons ATGACTTGGAGTGTTGTTCATGATGGAGATGGATTTCCTAGAGTTATACTGACTGATGGCGGAGGATCCTCTGCTGAG GTTCTGCTTTATGGTGGACAGGTTGTGTCATGGAAAAATGAACGTCGAGAGGAATTGCTTTTTACTAGCAGCAAG ACTTCCTTCAGACCACAAAAAGATGTTAGAGGTGGAATACCTATCTTCTTTCCCCAG TATGGAAGTTTTAAGTCTCTAGATCTTTCTGGATTTGCAAGGAATAGATTATGGGCATTGGATAGTTCCCCAGCACCACTTCCTCCTCTCAAAAATCATTCTTCAGTTGACCTCATTTTGAGGTCTACAAATGAGGATGTAAGAATTTGGCCTCGCAG CTTTGAGTTGCGACTTCGTATTATATTAGGTCCTAATAAGCTGACTTTAATTCCCCGAGTGAGGAATACTGATAACAAGGACTTCTCCTTCACATTTGGAATTCGTAATTATATCTCTGTTTCTGATGTCAG TGAAGTGCGTGTTGAGGGTTTGGAGACACTTGACTATCTAGATAACATAATGGGAAGGGAGAGGTTTGTGGAGCAGCCAGATGCAATCACTATTGATGGAGAG GTAGACCGTGTGTATCTGAATACTCCTACAAAGATTGCTGTCATTGATCATGAGAAGAAAAGAACCCTGGTTTTAAGAAAAGACGGTTTACCTGATGCGG CTCTCTGGAACCCCTGGAATAAAAAGGCAAGAACCATGCCAGATTTTGGAGATGGAGATTTCAATGTAATGCTGTGTGTAGATTCAGCTGCAGTTGAAACCCCAATCAATCTTAAAACATTCCAAGAATGGAGAGGCCATCAAGAACTCTCTACCGTTTCATCTAGCTACTGCAGTGGGCAGTTGGATCCTCGCAAAGTTTTATTTGGatga